One window from the genome of Sardina pilchardus chromosome 12, fSarPil1.1, whole genome shotgun sequence encodes:
- the LOC134097810 gene encoding SUN domain-containing protein 2-like: protein MPRCKKKPSNQNERSEAVSSQTSVRNDNSALTLEHLRTHTHPCTTHPHPSTSAFKEPIAGPSGLAATRRHTLCYVPNHHRTPSSSSSRSDSVDLDSDSSSSDSDCYRDSCNRTAPTFNWLVRFLWRLIDFTVGLGRSLSSLCFSLPRDVLLLRGDYHPLRRTVAGLTLLGLGCWFCVPILYQQPSGSVNTASGLNLAQIQQQLMDIQEQLTEKEANWKETLLKEMGSLPFKVELSKWLQEHLFTGSNPDAEGVVLWPELQVVLENVEKRLVQSLATSQDVRKTVQEALSQYKADGTGMADYALIFSGGKVIKSHYIKPYCPKSLQLQTEGPSAVIQPEVYPGMCWAFRGSYGSVTIALSQSVKVTHVTMEHLPKSLSPTGRIDSAPQDFAIYGIDHADQHQEGVFLGKFAYNKDGDPIQTFALKVPVQDFYPVVELRILTNWGNPAYTCVYRFRVHGQPKNA, encoded by the exons ATGCCACGCTGCAAAAAGAAGCCATCAAATCAAAATGAGAGGAGTGAAGCTGTCAGTAGCCAAACTTCtgtcag GAATGACAATTCGGCTTTGACGCTTGAACACTTGCGGACACACACCCATCCGTGCACTACTCATCCCCACCCTTCCACCTCTGCCTTTAAGGAACCGATAGCTGGCCCATCAG GATTGGCAGCAACCAGGAGACACACTCTCTGTTACGTCCCCAATCACCACCGCactccctcctccagctcgAGCAGGAGTGACTCTGTGGACCTTGATTCAGACAGCTCCTCCTCTGACAGTGACTGCTACAGAGACTCCTGTAACAGGACAGCTCCAACAT TTAATTGGCTGGTGAGATTTCTTTGGAGATTGATAGACTTTACTGTTGGCCTTGGGAGATCCCTGAGCTCCTTGTGCTTTTCCTTGCCACGAGACGTTCTTCTACTCAGAGG GGACTATCACCCTCTGAGAAGGACCGTTGCTGGTCTGACACTTTTGGGATTAG GTTGTTGGTTCTGTGTCCCCATCCTATATCAACAGCCATCGGGATCAGTGAATACCGCAAGTGGCTTAAACCTGGCCCAG ATCCAGCAACAATTGATGGATATCCAAGAGCAGCTTACAGAGAAAGAGGCCAACTGGAAAGAAACTTTACTGAAAGAAATGGGAAGTTTGCCG TTTAAGGTGGAACTGTCCAAATGGCTGCAGGAGCACCTGTTCACAGGTTCTAATCCAGATGCAGAGGGCGTAGTTCTCTGGCCtgaactgcaggtggtgctggAGAACGTGGAGAAGAGACTGGTCCAGAGCCTAGCAACCTCTCAG GATGTCCGCAAGACCGTACAGGAAGCACTCAGTCAATATAAAGCTGATGGAACTGGCATGGCAGATTATGCGCTCATATTTTCAG GGGGCAAAGTGATCAAATCACATTACATAAAACCATACTGTCCAAAATCACTTCAACTCCAAACAGAGGGACCTAGTGCTGTTATACAG CCAGAGGTCTACCCAGGAATGTGCTGGGCCTTCAGAGGGAGCTACGGCTCGGTCACCATTGCTCTCTCCCAGTCAGTGAAAGTCACACACGTGACCATGGAGCACCTTCCCAAGAGTCTTTCTCCAACTGGCCGGATTGACAGCGCTCCGCAAGACTTTGCGATATAT GGAATTGATCACGCAGACCAGCATCAAGAGGGAGTTTTTCTTGGAAAATTTGCATACAACAAAGATGGGGACCCTATCCAAACTTTTGCTTTAAAA GTGCCTGTTCAGGATTTTTATCCTGTGGTGGAGCTGAGGATCTTGACCAACTGGGGCAACCCAgcgtacacatgtgtgtatcgATTCCGTGTGCATGGCCAGCCCAAGAATGCATAG